The window GGTTACCGCTGTCCTCGCTGTCCTGACGGTGGCGCGATATCTGCGGCGCGAGGAGGTCGACGTTCTACACACCCACAGCACCGAAGCCGGGATAATCGGACGCCTTGCCGCTTTCGTCGCACGAACACCGGTCGTCGTCCACGAAGTTCACGGCGATCCGGTTACGGACGACCGCAACCCCGTTCTCAACGCCTTTCTACGGACGATGGAGCGGCAATGTGCGAGAGTCGCCGACCGCCTCGTAGTGAAGGCTGACCGAATCCGAGAACTATATCTCGATCGAGGGATCGGCCGACCGGAACAATACGAACGCATTTACCACGGTGTCGATCTGAGCCGTTTCGACGAAACCGCGACACACGACTCGAAGCGGATTCTGTTCGTCGGGCGCCTCGAGAGAGGAAAGGGACTCTTCGATCTGTTAGAAGCGTTCGAATCCGTGGACGACGCCAAATTACTAATTGCCGGTACCGGGGCGTTGTACGAGCCGTTAGCGGACGCGGTCAGAGATCAGGAACTGGAAGCAGAACTACTCGGATACTGCGACGACGTACCGTCGCTGATGGCGAGTGCCGACGTGTTCGTACTACCGTCGTACCGGGAGGGGACGCCCCGAGTCATCACAGAAGCGATGGCAGCTGGTTTGCCGGTCGTCGCGACGGACATTGCCGGAATTCCGGAACAGGTTCGAGACGGTGAAACGGGATATCTGGTGGAACCTGGAGACGTTCGCTCGCTCTCCGATCACCTGGAAGAGCTTTTAGACGATCCGCAAAAACGAACACAGTTTGGGCGGGCCGGGCGTGAACGGGTTACTCGGTTCGCTCTGGAAACCGCACAGGAACGGTACCGAAAGCTGTATCGCGTGCTCACGGGACCGTAACCGAGGCCGGTCGGCTTAGATGTATCCGAGGTCCTCGAGGCGCTCCCGCACCTCGTCACTGTCCTGCGTTTCTCCGCTGTCCTCTCGTCGACCGACAAGGGATGCGAGTGGGGCCGTTTCGACCTCAAACTGGCGTTCGAAGGCCTCCGATATCGGTGAACCGTCCATCACCTCGGGGACGGGAAGGGACTGGAGGGCCAGTAACGTCGGGGCGATATCGAGGAGAGACCGCGTATCTCCGTCGCCAGACGCGACGCCAGGGCCGGAGAGAAGATAGATCCCCTCGTGACGGTGACCACCGCTACGCGGCGGGGACGGCGGTTCGTTGACGAAGACGGAATCGTGTGTCGAGGGACGCGGGTCGAC of the Halomicrobium salinisoli genome contains:
- a CDS encoding glycosyltransferase family 4 protein yields the protein MVKVLHLITRYLDGGAEVTTRNTLRSLAEADEEYDLYLGTGHEHDEKNLKKLESEGITTTVFPLIRHYNPVTAVLAVLTVARYLRREEVDVLHTHSTEAGIIGRLAAFVARTPVVVHEVHGDPVTDDRNPVLNAFLRTMERQCARVADRLVVKADRIRELYLDRGIGRPEQYERIYHGVDLSRFDETATHDSKRILFVGRLERGKGLFDLLEAFESVDDAKLLIAGTGALYEPLADAVRDQELEAELLGYCDDVPSLMASADVFVLPSYREGTPRVITEAMAAGLPVVATDIAGIPEQVRDGETGYLVEPGDVRSLSDHLEELLDDPQKRTQFGRAGRERVTRFALETAQERYRKLYRVLTGP